In Plectropomus leopardus isolate mb unplaced genomic scaffold, YSFRI_Pleo_2.0 unplaced_scaffold5051, whole genome shotgun sequence, the DNA window ATGGGCAGCATGGTGGGCTGGTTGTTCTTGGAGAAGGCGTACCTACAAGAGGACACGGAGCAGTTAGACTGAACCACAGCacatcctgcacacacacaaacacgtatgACGACACACAGCGGGGCTGACGTGAAGCAGGTCGTGCTCACTTGTGGTACTGCATGACAGAGTTGTAATCGTAGGGAGTGCCCTGGTTCAGGGTGGCGATCTTCCTGAAGTTGTGCTCcattcctaaaaaacaaaaagtaaaactaacaTTAgtcagcattaaaatgtttgggTAACATTCACTCCGACTCTGGACAGAAGTGAGTCCATCTGTTGGAGAAAGATCCCAGTAAGCTGCAGAGCCCCATGCTTTAGtactgatgttttcatgttcaGAAAACTTCAGTCACACAATGCAAATCTGTTTCATATATGATCAGTAACAAATACGAAAATTTGGTCAATCCCTGGCAGTGTGatgttcagggtttttttgtccatAAGGGAGCACTAAGGACCCAATAAACTTTTACTGAACACCAGATGAGAGACATAGCTTttctttgaggatttttttggaGAAGCAGTTAAGCCCAAAGTCTTTCcgctttgttgtgtgttttgtataaTTCCATGTCGCCACTCTAAATTCGGACGTTTTTGCAGGTCCGTAAACACAGTGCAAGCAGACCTCTTCACGAGATCTCCTTTtcctcagcagctgtttgtagaGTTTGAGTCGCTTGTTGGATAATAGATCAGTCGAACCGATcgcagctgatcagatcaatggatgagaggagcagctgcgaCAGAGgagagtgaatgcaaacttttagacccagcgtAATCCAGGATAAAGTTTTCATTTCTTGTCACTCCTTTCCAAATatgtgaaatgagtcattttgtgtttgtccatttcttttgctttatgtttttaactgtttgtaattattactttgtttttttgtcagtctgtttttgtataatattttctttatttccattttacatgttcgaaataaataaaaaatcgaATCAAATCACTTTTACTGACGTACccctctgtgcccagagtacgctctgtgcaATGactaatcaaacaaacaaatttaaaatccaAACATGGCGGTAGATGTTTCAATGGTGGCAGGCTGCTGCAGGTAAATGAATGTGTGCGAAACTCTGCTGTCAGGTTGTATTTTCAGTGTGTctttttcaaaaggttaatgaaTGAACTGTGAAACATTAGGTCTGCACGTGTTTAAGAGCCAACAAATCATCTCAGGGTCTCGTATCTGAATGGActtgaataaaataatgaataataaacaGCTCCATTACCAGACTGGACGTTCTGCAGCAGGACCTTGATGTGGTTGTCCCTGTCAGAGCGGGTCTGCTCATGGTTGAAGCCCAGAGCGTGGAGCAGCTCGTGCTGGACGGTGCCGTGGTAAAGGCATCCGCGACGGGCCAGAGACACCACCTGCTTACCA includes these proteins:
- the LOC121939551 gene encoding hatching enzyme 1.2-like, translating into FNSSLIPSSCYSFVGRRGGKQVVSLARRGCLYHGTVQHELLHALGFNHEQTRSDRDNHIKVLLQNVQSGMEHNFRKIATLNQGTPYDYNSVMQYHKYAFSKNNQPTMLPIPDNNVSFGNAKEMSRNDIARLNRLYQC